The following are encoded in a window of Scophthalmus maximus strain ysfricsl-2021 chromosome 6, ASM2237912v1, whole genome shotgun sequence genomic DNA:
- the LOC118309904 gene encoding G-protein coupled receptor 61-like encodes MEPMWNSSHPPPQLMSNMSASSLPEGWALSHSLALLAMLLMDLLAVVGNVAVMVVIAKAPQLHKFAFVFHLCVVDLLAALVLMPLGMLSNRAFFGEALCRSYLFLSVCLVSAAILSISVINVERYYYIMHPMRYEVKMTVGLVASVMVGIWVKALAMSALPLLAWFLQGGRTPLLESSGVGGGGSGAVPSPPAQGHRRCSLHWTGGGSNRLAFMVLFTLVYFLCPLLVIFVVYCNVFKVARVAAMHHGPLPTWMDTPRRQRSESLSSRSTMVTSSGTGTGTDRATPQRHLGGGKAAAVLAAVGGQFLCCWLPYFTFHLYSALAASPPATLASLEEVVTWIGYFCFTSNPFFYGCLNRQIREELGKHLPCLFRRAWVEVEDRLPSREGSIEENFLQFLQGTGCNLDPQNSHSTSSPKGEACCHVMQSQPEPALPIPIDFRIPGQIAEETSEFIENEQVKNNHLYTDN; translated from the coding sequence ATGGAGCCGATGTGGAACTcctcccacccccctccacaGCTCATGTCCAACatgtctgcctcctctctgcctgaAGGCTGGGCTCTGTCCCATTCGCTAGCCCTGCTGGCCATGCTGCTCATGGATCTGCTGGCTGTGGTGGGTAATGTGGCTGTAATGGTGGTCATCGCCAAGGCTCCGCAGCTCCACAAGTTTGCCTTTGTCTTCCACCTGTGCGTGGTGGACCTGCTGGCAGCCCTGGTGCTGATGCCCCTCGGCATGCTCTCAAATCGGGCATTCTTCGGGGAGGCCCTGTGCCGGAGCTACCTCTTTCTCAGCGTGTGCCTGGTCAGTGCTGCCATCCTCTCTATCTCCGTCATCAACGTGGAGCGTTATTACTACATCATGCACCCTATGCGCTATGAAGTGAAAATGACTGTCGGCCTGGTAGCATCAGTGATGGTGGGGATATGGGTCAAAGCCCTGGCCATGTCTGCCCTGCCCCTGCTGGCCTGGTTCCTGCAAGGTGGAAGAACGCCACTTCTGGAGAGTAGCGGggttggaggtggaggaagtggGGCTGTCCCGTCTCCACCTGCTCAGGGTCACAGGCGCTGCTCACTGCATTGGACAGGGGGAGGGTCAAACCGCTTGGCCTTTATGGTCCTATTCACTCTGGTGTATTTCCTGTGTCCACTACTGGTCATATTTGTTGTGTACTGCAATGTCTTCAAAGTGGCTCGGGTGGCTGCCATGCACCACGGGCCTCTGCCCACCTGGATGGACACACCTCGTCGCCAGCGGTCAGAGTCACTCAGCAGCCGATCCACTATGGTTACCAGCTCtgggacggggacggggacagaTAGAGCGACTCCACAGCGCCACTTAGGGGGAGGAAAGGCTGCAGCAGTGTTAGCAGCAGTTGGCGGGCAAttcctctgctgctggctgcCCTACTTCACTTTCCACTTGTATTCAGCACTGGCTGCCAGCCCTCCAGCCACACTGGCCTCTCTGGAGGAAGTGGTCACCTGGATTGGCTACTTCTGCTTCACCTCCAATCCCTTCTTTTATGGCTGTCTCAATAGACAGATCCGGGAGGAGCTAGGCAAGCATCTACCGTGTTTGTTCCGTCGAGCATGGGTTGAGGTGGAGGACAGACTGCCCAGCCGTGAAGGATCAATAGAGGAGAATTTCCTTCAGTTTCTTCAGGGCACCGGCTGCAACTTGGATCCTCAAAATTCTCACAGCACCTCCAGTCCAAAGGGGGAGGCCTGCTGTCACGTGATGCAGTCCCAACCTGAGCCAGCGCTGCCCATACCCATTGATTTCCGTATCCCTGGTCAAATTGCAGAGGAGACTTCAGAATTTATTGAGAACGAACAGGTGAAAAACAACCACCTATATACAGACAATTAA